TCGCCGTCAGACGAAAGTTCCTCTGTCCGAAATTCTCTATTTCAAGGCTTAGGCTTTACTTCAAAAACTGGCGACAAAATTTTAATTAACAACGACGTTCTGGCACAGCTTCAAGCAGTAGGAGCACACCCTCCTCTAATCGATAAAAAAAATGAATGGGCCGAAGTAGAAGGTGAGATCCTCTGGCAGCTCCCTCAAGGAACGGCAGTGTTTCGCTACACAGAAAAGAAAGCAGAAGAAGTAGGCGACAAAATCGTAACGAAAACCGCTGAATACACGTTATCAGTGCCGGCGGAGGCAATTCGCAAGTTACACGTCAGCGAGCAGGTGGAAGAAACTACGTCTCCCCTAAGCAGCGATCTTTGCCAAATTCTGCATGGCCTTCGCGCCGATCTCGAAGCTTTTTAGCCGCGCGTTGTGGTCGAAGATCTGGCCGTTGAGGATGACCTCATCGGGGCGGTAGCGCGCGATATAGGCGGCAAGCTGGCGCTCGACCGTCTCGGGGCTGCCGACAACCGACATGGACAGCTGGTGCGAGGCTTGGCGCAGCTCGGGCTCGGAGGCCACGGTCGACAGATCGGCCACGGGCGCGGGCAGCGGGCCGGTCTGGCCTCGGCGCAGGTTCACAAAGCCCTGCATCATCGACGAGCGCATCAGATGCGCCTCTGCATCGGTCTCGGCGGCAAAGAGATTCAGCGCCAGCATGAAATGCGGCTTTTCCGTCAGGCCGGGCTGAAAACGCTCGCGGTAGATCTGCGCCGCCTGATCCAAAGCATCGGGGGCGAAATGGCTGGCAAAGGCATAGGGCAGCCCCAGATGGGCCGCCAACTGCGCGCCGTAAAGAGACGAGCCCAGAATCCAGACCGGAATATTGGACCCCGCCCCCGGCACCGCCATCACCGGCTGGCCCTCCTGCACCGGCCCCAGAAAGCCGATCAGCTCGACCACATCTTCGGGGAAGCGATCCGCCTCCAGCCCGCGCCGCAGCGCCTGCATGGTGCGCGGGTCGGTACCGGGCGCGCGCCCCACCCCCAGATCGATCCGGTCGCCATAAAGCGCGTGCAGCGTGCCGAAGGCTTCGGCCACCATCAGCGGCGCATGGTTGGGCAGCATGATCCCGCCAGAGCCCACGCGGATGGTCGAGGTCTTCGACGCCACATGGCCGATCACCAGCGCCGTTGCCGCCGAGGCGATGCCGCGCGAATTGTGATGTTCGGCCAGCCAGTAGCGCGTATAGCCCAGGCGCTCGGCATGGGCGGCCAGCTCGCCCGAATGGCGCAGCGCATCCGAGGCCGTCTGCCCCTGCGCAATGGGCGACAGATCAAGAACGGAATAAGGGATCATCGGCTATCTCCTACAGTGCTCTTTAATCTGTGCAGGCAGGGCCCGCGCGAAAACCACCCGTACTGCGGAGAGATCACGAGTTCTGCGCAATTCCGCACAAAACACCTGTCGCGCCTATTTCGCCCCCTGCA
The sequence above is drawn from the Thioclava sp. GXIMD4216 genome and encodes:
- a CDS encoding LLM class flavin-dependent oxidoreductase, which produces MIPYSVLDLSPIAQGQTASDALRHSGELAAHAERLGYTRYWLAEHHNSRGIASAATALVIGHVASKTSTIRVGSGGIMLPNHAPLMVAEAFGTLHALYGDRIDLGVGRAPGTDPRTMQALRRGLEADRFPEDVVELIGFLGPVQEGQPVMAVPGAGSNIPVWILGSSLYGAQLAAHLGLPYAFASHFAPDALDQAAQIYRERFQPGLTEKPHFMLALNLFAAETDAEAHLMRSSMMQGFVNLRRGQTGPLPAPVADLSTVASEPELRQASHQLSMSVVGSPETVERQLAAYIARYRPDEVILNGQIFDHNARLKSFEIGAKAMQNLAKIAA